The Borreliella andersonii genome has a segment encoding these proteins:
- a CDS encoding SMC family ATPase produces MRINKLIFKNIASYKGEHELNFDTFLLRQSGIFLISGNTGSGKSTILDCITLALYARVYRLGKKIVDIISKGETNAYVKLTFTISGKIYESFVELNLKNIETPKSMLLSCFFDNRVIEGRTDVLEHIKSLCRLDFNQFCQTVILPQGNFQEFLTSTPKEKAAIIDNIFNLKKYDNLEFYLKSDFERTKFNIDKLLNSESYEKSILDYDESEYKSLKDYLDLVDIDRLESDLENIRRAIFLCNQAIASNERYLELETEMSSLKDQLSSQIEYLNSLEKDHSLQKKLKENLDLDRKIYLCSDFWNLKNLVVMQGELVNDSRLLDLELSKVMSNLKEIKYLDGNNFNYVKELYNRNCNLFDLKLVENDYESLLLRKNSLENEKKELLMSQSKKNDEIKSISYEKSNFDFDKYVYYEALKLFQTFNNELISKYRDRLEFLLKSTDEEDFNKNKEKNIIKIDLYKELLKYLDDKNFSIESDKEKLKYIEAEYKNYQHKDRLSVCSLKELYALNSKLHLIQNQIDELKYQISCKQEEISKQEVNALEFKKNNAEILRLIGKNLFDKYINYFDREKILAFENKLEKLEQFKVRKNDLKIEISLKNKNFDQNLLKIKDLLLKLNLNLSFNDYSSLEKEFNVVLAKQKSVENEWNMLVLDLKNLEDLKIKTETQIKFIKESILTLEAKLNEEQNSFINIISNLKNIFFSSFSFETEITLEKINENSLYFLQKLSLSISSKLEFLSRDIEKYKIKLLNFQTLQKKINQQKINLDLLRGELNLAKERKDKLDVLRKVVIRSSGLKYYVQTFLINDILRLANEKYLRWIFPDFELKTNKESKEFDFLIEDKKDVNKIRTVKTLSGGEKFLVSLALSLALSDKIRDSELKIEAFFLDEGFGNLDEDTLAQVMPKLSKFQMMTGRQIGIISHVSYLKEMIKAQIVINKISKISYIAMENL; encoded by the coding sequence ATGAGGATAAATAAACTCATATTTAAAAATATTGCCTCTTACAAGGGTGAGCATGAGTTAAATTTCGATACATTTCTTTTAAGACAGTCGGGCATTTTTTTAATTTCTGGCAATACTGGATCAGGCAAAAGCACCATTTTAGATTGCATAACTTTGGCGCTATATGCTCGTGTTTACAGACTTGGAAAGAAAATTGTAGATATTATATCAAAAGGCGAGACCAATGCTTATGTTAAATTAACGTTTACTATTTCGGGAAAAATTTATGAATCTTTTGTTGAGCTTAATTTAAAAAATATAGAGACACCTAAGAGCATGTTGCTTAGTTGTTTTTTTGATAACAGGGTTATTGAGGGTCGAACTGATGTTTTAGAGCATATTAAAAGTCTTTGTAGATTAGACTTTAACCAATTTTGTCAAACTGTAATTTTACCACAAGGCAATTTTCAAGAATTTTTAACGTCAACTCCCAAAGAGAAAGCTGCAATAATTGATAATATTTTTAATTTGAAAAAATATGATAATTTGGAATTTTATTTAAAAAGTGACTTTGAGCGCACAAAGTTCAATATAGATAAATTGTTGAATTCTGAATCTTATGAAAAATCAATCCTTGATTATGATGAGAGTGAGTATAAATCTCTTAAGGATTATTTAGATTTAGTTGATATTGATCGATTAGAAAGTGATCTTGAAAATATCAGAAGAGCTATTTTTTTGTGTAATCAGGCAATAGCATCTAATGAGAGATATTTGGAATTGGAAACCGAAATGTCTTCTTTAAAGGATCAATTATCTTCTCAGATCGAATATCTAAATTCTTTAGAGAAGGATCATTCCCTTCAAAAGAAATTAAAAGAAAATTTGGATTTGGATCGAAAAATTTATTTATGTTCAGATTTTTGGAATTTGAAAAATCTAGTTGTTATGCAGGGTGAATTGGTTAATGATAGTAGATTGCTTGATTTAGAGCTTTCGAAAGTGATGAGTAATTTAAAAGAAATTAAATATTTGGACGGCAATAATTTTAATTATGTTAAGGAACTTTATAACAGAAATTGTAATCTTTTTGATTTAAAACTTGTTGAGAATGATTATGAGAGTTTGCTTTTAAGGAAAAATAGTCTTGAGAATGAAAAAAAAGAATTATTAATGTCTCAGAGTAAAAAAAATGATGAGATTAAAAGTATTTCTTATGAGAAATCTAATTTTGATTTTGACAAATATGTTTACTATGAGGCATTGAAATTGTTTCAAACTTTTAATAATGAGTTGATTTCAAAATATAGAGATAGGTTGGAATTTTTATTAAAATCTACTGACGAAGAAGATTTTAATAAAAATAAGGAAAAAAATATTATTAAGATTGATTTGTATAAGGAGTTGTTAAAATATCTTGATGATAAAAATTTTTCTATTGAGAGTGATAAAGAAAAACTGAAATATATTGAGGCTGAGTATAAAAATTATCAACATAAAGATAGATTATCGGTTTGCAGTTTAAAAGAGCTTTACGCTTTAAATTCAAAACTTCATTTAATACAAAATCAAATTGATGAACTTAAATATCAGATATCTTGCAAACAGGAAGAAATCTCTAAACAAGAGGTTAATGCTTTAGAGTTTAAAAAGAATAATGCTGAGATTTTAAGATTGATTGGAAAAAATTTATTTGACAAATACATAAATTATTTTGACAGAGAAAAAATTTTGGCATTTGAAAATAAATTAGAAAAGCTTGAACAATTTAAGGTTAGGAAAAATGATTTAAAAATTGAAATTTCTTTAAAAAATAAAAATTTTGATCAAAATCTTTTAAAGATTAAAGATTTATTATTAAAACTTAATTTAAATTTAAGTTTTAATGATTATTCTTCTTTGGAAAAGGAATTTAATGTTGTTTTGGCTAAGCAGAAAAGTGTAGAAAATGAATGGAATATGCTTGTTTTAGATCTTAAAAATCTAGAAGATTTAAAAATTAAAACCGAAACACAAATTAAATTTATAAAGGAATCTATATTGACTTTAGAAGCGAAGTTAAATGAAGAGCAAAATAGTTTTATTAATATAATTTCAAATTTAAAAAATATTTTTTTTAGCTCATTTTCTTTTGAGACAGAAATTACTTTAGAAAAAATCAATGAAAATAGCCTGTATTTCTTGCAAAAATTGAGCTTATCAATTAGCTCCAAGCTTGAATTTTTATCCAGAGATATCGAAAAGTATAAAATCAAGCTTTTAAATTTTCAAACTCTTCAAAAAAAGATTAATCAACAAAAAATTAATTTAGACTTGCTAAGAGGTGAGTTGAATCTTGCTAAAGAAAGGAAAGATAAGCTGGATGTTTTAAGGAAGGTAGTAATTAGATCTTCTGGATTGAAATATTATGTTCAAACTTTTTTAATTAATGATATTTTAAGATTGGCAAATGAAAAGTATTTAAGGTGGATTTTCCCTGATTTTGAGCTTAAGACCAACAAAGAGAGCAAAGAGTTTGATTTTTTAATTGAAGATAAAAAAGATGTTAATAAAATAAGAACGGTAAAAACTTTGTCTGGGGGTGAGAAATTTCTTGTGTCTTTAGCTTTGTCTTTGGCTTTATCTGATAAAATAAGGGATAGTGAATTGAAAATAGAAGCTTTTTTTCTAGATGAGGGTTTTGGTAATCTTGATGAAGATACTTTGGCTCAAGTTATGCCTAAGCTTTCTAAGTTTCAAATGATGACTGGGCGACAAATTGGTATAATTTCTCATGTTTCTTATTTAAAGGAGATGATTAAAGCACAAATAGTTATAAACAAGATTTCTAAAATTTCTTATATTGCTATGGAAAATTTATGA
- a CDS encoding ROK family protein, translated as MKHYLAIDIGGTNTKYSLSDSSGVFFDKNEISTGTTSDEQVNILVNLINSYKKSSDIAGVAICIPGFVDLKGNVLRVNAITGFVNYPLKERLESLTGVSTEIENDANCVALAEKFKGNAIDCNDFIAITLGTGIGAGIFANGKLLRGNSFMSGEVGFMITRGISNNIPFNCRWESIASVSALRKRVAMRLGKPLKEISGEFVFDLAENGNVHAKNEVDRFFENLSFGIFNLTFVLNPEKILIGGGISSRPDLIDRIYEKLENLWSLEMAFDNNNNIKNLVTLEPTKFNNESGKIGALYNYFTCKKQNNTSC; from the coding sequence ATGAAACATTATTTAGCGATTGATATTGGTGGGACTAATACTAAATATTCGCTTTCAGATTCAAGTGGTGTTTTTTTTGATAAAAATGAAATAAGCACAGGTACTACTTCTGATGAACAAGTAAATATTTTGGTTAATCTTATTAATTCTTACAAAAAATCAAGTGATATAGCGGGAGTTGCAATTTGTATTCCTGGGTTTGTTGATCTTAAGGGAAATGTTCTTCGGGTAAATGCTATTACTGGATTTGTTAATTATCCTTTAAAAGAGCGGTTGGAGTCTTTAACCGGAGTAAGCACAGAGATCGAAAATGATGCTAATTGTGTAGCCTTGGCAGAAAAATTTAAGGGCAATGCTATTGACTGTAATGATTTTATTGCTATAACTCTTGGCACAGGAATTGGTGCTGGAATTTTTGCAAATGGCAAGCTTTTAAGAGGAAATTCTTTTATGTCCGGAGAGGTTGGATTTATGATTACTAGAGGTATTAGTAATAATATTCCTTTTAATTGTAGATGGGAGTCCATTGCTTCTGTTTCGGCTTTAAGAAAAAGAGTTGCTATGCGATTAGGAAAGCCTTTAAAAGAAATTTCAGGAGAATTTGTTTTTGATCTAGCTGAGAATGGGAATGTTCATGCCAAAAATGAAGTTGATAGATTTTTTGAGAATTTATCATTTGGTATTTTTAATTTAACTTTTGTTTTAAATCCTGAAAAAATTTTGATTGGAGGAGGAATAAGCTCAAGGCCCGATTTAATAGATAGAATATATGAAAAATTAGAAAATTTATGGTCTTTAGAAATGGCTTTTGATAATAACAATAATATAAAAAATCTTGTAACACTTGAACCTACTAAATTTAATAATGAATCTGGTAAAATTGGGGCTTTATATAATTATTTTACTTGCAAAAAGCAAAATAATACCTCATGTTAG